A stretch of the Capsicum annuum cultivar UCD-10X-F1 chromosome 10, UCD10Xv1.1, whole genome shotgun sequence genome encodes the following:
- the LOC107843795 gene encoding protein NCA1, which produces MIPVCPFAGASRPDDATNKQQESKLKQESGETATVSPKCPFGYGSALKKPSDDQNKQQDGQESKPKQESGESATVSPKCPFGYDKKPGDNQNKQRDGQESKPKQESEESATVAPKCPFGYDSQAFKLGPFSCMICQALLYDSSRCVPCSHVFCKACLSRFKDCPLCGADIEKIEADMNLQNVVDRFIEGHARIKRSQANNEEEDIGEKKTVIYEDASLERGAFLVQQAMRAFRANNIDSAKSRFTMCADDIREQLQRMGNTSELCSQLGAVLGMLGDCSRAAGDAVSAVNYFEESVNFLLKVPKDDLEITHTLSVSLNKIGDLKYYDGDLQAARSRYFQALDVRRNAIKQQSVPSQIVDVAISLAKVADIDRNLGDEDAAVEGFQEGIKLLQSLKLNPEEVSLEQRRLSVLEFLNSQVEKKQT; this is translated from the exons ATGATCCCGGTCTGCCCTTTTGCTGGAGCTTCCAGACCCGATGATGCAACTAATAAACAACAGGAGAGCAAGCTTAAACAAGAGTCTGGAGAAACTGCAACTGTGTCCCCTAAGTGCCCCTTTGGATATGGTTCAGCTCTTAAGAAGCCCAGTGACGACCAAAATAAACAACAGGATGGCCAGGAGAGCAAGCCTAAACAAGAGTCTGGAGAATCTGCAACTGTGTCACCTAAGTGTCCCTTTGGATATGATAAGAAGCCTGGTGACAACCAAAATAAACAACGAGATGGCCAGGAGAGCAAGCCGAAACAAGAGTCTGAAGAATCTGCAACTGTGGCACCTAAGTGCCCCTTTGGCTATGATTCTCAAGCATTTAAACTGGGTCCTTTTAGCTGCATGATATGTCAGGCACTTCTTTATGATAGCAGCAGATGTGTGCCTTGTTCACATGTATTCTGCAA GGCGTGTCTCTCCCGTTTTAAGGACTGTCCATTATGTGGTGCCGATATTGAAAAGATTGAGGCTGACATGAATCTTCAGAATGTTGTTGATCGCTTTATTGAAGGGCATGCAAGGATTAAGAGGTCTCAAGCTAATAATGAGGAAGAAGATATTGGGGAGAAGAAAACTGTTATATACGAGGACGCGTCTTTGGAACGGGGAGCTTTCCTGGTTCAACAAGCCATGCGG GCTTTTCGTGCCAATAATATTGATAGTGCAAAATCAAGATTTACTATGTGTGCGGATGACATCCGAGAACAGCTCCAGAGAATGGGGAATACATCGGAGTTGTGCTCACAGCTTGGAGCAGTTCTTGGTATGCTTGGTGACTGCAG TCGAGCTGCAGGAGATGCTGTATCTGCAgtcaattactttgaagagagtGTCAATTTCCTTTTGAAAGTGCCCAAAGACGATCTAGAG ATCACACATACACTTTCTGTTTCACTGAACAAAATTGGAGATCTTAAATACTATGATGGTGATTTGCAAGCTGCAAGATCACGTTATTTTCAGGCGTTGGATGTTCGCCGCAATGCCATCAAGCAACAGTCTGTGCCATCTCAG ATAGTTGATGTGGCCATTTCCTTAGCCAAAGTTGCTGATATTGATCGTAATCTCGGGGATGAGGATGCTGCAGTTGAAGGATTTCAAGAAGGCATAAAGTTACTGCAATCTCTTAAGCTAAATCCTGAAGAAGTTAGCCTTGAACAACGG CGGTTATCAGTGCTTGAGTTCCTCAACAGTCAAGTTGAAAAGAAACAAACTTGA